The nucleotide sequence GGTCGATAAAGGGCGGATCACGCGAACCGAAGCGGATGCGGCGCTCGCGCGAGTCCAGGCCGTGGATGAGCTGACCCCGCGGCTGGCCGGCGCGTTCCTGGCCGTCGAGGCGGTGGTCGAAGACCTTGCCACGAAACAGCAGCTGTTCAGGCAGCTCGAGGAACTGCTTGACGACGACAGCCTGCTGGCGACCAATACCTCCTCGCTGTCCGTAACCGCGATCGCGTCGGCCTGCCGGCAACCAGGTCGGGTCGTGGGTTTGCACTTTTTCAACCCTGCACCGGTGATGGCGCTCGTCGAAGTCGTCAGTGCGCTGCAGACCGACCGACACGCTGCGGACCGGGCGCGAGCCTTGGTGGCCGGCTGGGGCAAGACCGCCGTACGGGTAGCGGACACACCGGGTTTCATAGTCAACCGTGTGGCCCGGCCCTTCTACGGAGAGGCGCTCAGATTGCTCGAGGAGGGTGTCGCGGACGAGGCGACCATCGATTGGGCCATGCGTGACATCGGAGGCTTTCGCATGGGACCCTTCGAGCTGATGGATTTCATCGGCAACGACGTCAATCTAGCCGCCACCCAATCGGTTTACGCCGCGCTCTACCAGGACAGTCGTTTCAAACCGTTTTTGCGGCAGCAGCGCCTGGTTGAAGCGGGATTCCTGGGACGCAAGAGCGGTCGCGGTCACTACCGCTACGACGATGCCGGCAGACCGGTCGACATGCCCAGCCCCAAGCGCGACCCGCAAGCCGGGCGCAGCATCGTGGATCGCATCGTGGCCATGCTGATCAACACGGCGGCCGACGCTGTGCTGCTCGGCGTGGCCAGCCCGGAGAGCGTCGATCTGGCCATGACCAAGGGCGTCAACTACCCCAAGGGTCTGCTGGCCTGGGCCGATGAGATAGGCATCGATCGGGTGGTGCAACGCCTGCGTGCGATCGCGGACGAGTACGGCGAAGAACGCTACCGCCCTTGTGTGCTGCTAACACGCATGGCGAAGACCGGGGCGCGCTTCTTCGGGCACGTTGGGGACGGGAGCGAACGATGACGGCGCAGAAGCACGCCTATCTCGTCGACGGGATCCGGACGCCGATAGCGAAATTCGCCGGAGGGCTGGCGCAGGTACGAGCAGACGATCTGCTCGCACTGACCATTGAAGCCCTGCTCGAGCGCAATCCCAGCGTGGACCATGACGCCATCGACGATGTGGTTGCCGGATGCGCGAACCAAGCGGGCGAGGACAACCGCAATGTCGCGCGCATGGCAGCGCTCTTGGCCAAGCTTCCGGTAACAGTCCCCGGCGAAACCATCAACCGTCTGTGTGCCTCGGGCATGAGCGCAGTGGTCCACGCGGCCCGTGCGATCGCGGTGGGTCAGGGCGAGCTCTTCGTTGCCGGCGGTGTCGAACACATGACGCGTGCGCCTTACGTACTGTCGAAGACTGCGACGGCATTCGGCCGCAACGCAGAGTTGTTCGACACCAGTCTCGGCTGGCGTTTCGTCAATCCAAAAATGCAGGCGCAGTACGGCACCCACTCCATGGGCGAGACCGCTGAAAACGTCGCAGAGCGTTTTGGCATCCCGCGCGAGCCCCAGGATCGCTTCGCCCTGAGCTCGCAGCTCAAGGCGAAGGCGGCGCGCGAGCGCGGGCGTCTCGGACGCGAAATCGTGAAGGTGGAAATCCCGCAGCGCAAGGGCCCGGCGCGTGTCTGCGATCAGGACGAGTTCATCCGCCCCGACACGCGCATCGAAGACCTGAGCAGGCTCAGGCCTGCTTTCCGCCGCGACGGAAGGGGCACGGTTACGGCGGGCAACTCGTCCGGCATCAACGACGGAGCCTGTGCGCTGCTCGTCGCCTCGGACGCAGCCTGCCAGCGCTACGGGCTCGCCCCCAAAGCTCGCCTCGTCACCAGCGCGGTGGCGGGCGTAGA is from Pseudomonadota bacterium and encodes:
- the pcaF gene encoding 3-oxoadipyl-CoA thiolase, producing MTAQKHAYLVDGIRTPIAKFAGGLAQVRADDLLALTIEALLERNPSVDHDAIDDVVAGCANQAGEDNRNVARMAALLAKLPVTVPGETINRLCASGMSAVVHAARAIAVGQGELFVAGGVEHMTRAPYVLSKTATAFGRNAELFDTSLGWRFVNPKMQAQYGTHSMGETAENVAERFGIPREPQDRFALSSQLKAKAARERGRLGREIVKVEIPQRKGPARVCDQDEFIRPDTRIEDLSRLRPAFRRDGRGTVTAGNSSGINDGACALLVASDAACQRYGLAPKARLVTSAVAGVEPQVMGLGPIEATKRALSRAELSLADVDVIEINEAFAVQVLACLARLDLEAGDPRVNPNGGAIALGHPLGMSGARLLHTAMLELEEHRKRYALCTMCVGVGQGMATIIERVQ
- a CDS encoding 3-hydroxyacyl-CoA dehydrogenase NAD-binding domain-containing protein, which codes for MQHFTQRGAPEDKALRSSTPAPVLVLGAGAMGTGIAQIAATHGHTTYLYDTHGQALARARTTLNKVLGRQVDKGRITRTEADAALARVQAVDELTPRLAGAFLAVEAVVEDLATKQQLFRQLEELLDDDSLLATNTSSLSVTAIASACRQPGRVVGLHFFNPAPVMALVEVVSALQTDRHAADRARALVAGWGKTAVRVADTPGFIVNRVARPFYGEALRLLEEGVADEATIDWAMRDIGGFRMGPFELMDFIGNDVNLAATQSVYAALYQDSRFKPFLRQQRLVEAGFLGRKSGRGHYRYDDAGRPVDMPSPKRDPQAGRSIVDRIVAMLINTAADAVLLGVASPESVDLAMTKGVNYPKGLLAWADEIGIDRVVQRLRAIADEYGEERYRPCVLLTRMAKTGARFFGHVGDGSER